Proteins from a genomic interval of Planctomycetota bacterium:
- a CDS encoding FG-GAP-like repeat-containing protein — MPKTDKEFALLAISMKYLTQEQAEECLRLVAKANEMGLSETLPEVLIKKGYLNRAQEAAITQALNQPRISHIGKYTLIARIGQGGMGTVYKARQESLDKVVAVKVMAPRLARQRDFVERFIREAQASGRLNHPNIVQAIDAGEADGYYYFAMEYVDGENLRNILERDGKLSERRSLEICAAIATALEHAHKHNIVHRDIKPDNIFIAKDGTPKLGDLGLAKEIRTDKAITQAGIPVGTPYYISPEQVRGQEDIDGRADIYALGATLYRMVAGDVPYDGPTGAVVMTKHLNDPIPDPRKNSPQLSEDVVSIIHHCMQKKRDDRYRNAWQLLDDIEAALAGKPLRHATKPQLRAAALADRLAQRQAADAATKRKLLIGGAAAAVLVLLVVLFAVLGRKGEQPPAQASAPTPKTATPPPRDPKETRKAPPPRTSTPTKVAAKPDAKVVLQELTAFARDSEDRSDIEKRLTDFTLTQYPGTPEAAQARALLTDLKARWKAEDDFKASLLDHIAQHRFPEARAALQDPPLKEKTQKTKAMLDDLAAQLARAEASYVASEASKGEELIRQGDLAAAKALFEGLAKLGLPEAVEASKAALPKIADLVAAREQRAAQREFAAAVVQAAPLVGAGKFQEARAVFDPARAGTNKALADLLAAGQSDVDRIAALFEDVTRDLAVRAANKGRALVKGIGRPIAKVEDGILHSTLGGSFPIAQLRTVDLDRDEYNCLKGKKVLLGLVELYRGDCEAAKGLFGEHAPKPPDADTARWLQQLEWVEAIAKEGQAAELLAEAGRLAEQGKWKEASDALARLGDQFGNTACVEKNRAAIGDLNKRVADAIAATVRKDEAIRPFIDITEKAGDLAKAVKTFKPVGGWVMDIDNDGMLDIAFDIRRKPGDSPLVPVFRNETKPGGEIVFRDITEQAGIDTGDEPICWADLDGDGDLDVVCRGLWSGAGAARQRDPKKLALYENVGKGTPMFRLDPARCLVPEIAKAGAYANYGFANIGVLDANGDGRPDIFGEYVGPFRTLILFGSVRGKPFVFDDVTEQVGFLVKKGSGFEAPSFLTGKAWPQYVVFDCDGDDLQDILYNSDGPILLRNGGRRGFSAVPAAALSYETYPSPATGNSPLIIPAVADYNNDGKTDIFVPQAQAKNLLMQGQGDGTFKDALSTTGPMATDKNDSLWATWGDVNNDGLPDLFVCNASERNRLYIQKGNHAFADKADEYGTTGERGEKTNFALFADFDRDGDLDMIVLRDNGRSQLLLNPFVTGQNRYYVSVLVRAPLGALGAKVTLYRLPDQVVGFQQVCRVEGYNRQTPREAFFGVATAGEYGVKVVLSNGTVIRQRLTIKPDSRNEVIIGREAR, encoded by the coding sequence ATGCCGAAGACGGACAAGGAATTCGCGCTGCTCGCGATCTCGATGAAATACCTCACGCAGGAGCAGGCGGAGGAGTGCCTGCGCCTGGTGGCCAAGGCCAACGAGATGGGCCTCAGCGAGACGCTGCCCGAGGTGCTCATCAAGAAGGGCTACCTGAATCGCGCCCAGGAAGCCGCGATCACCCAGGCGCTCAACCAGCCCCGCATCAGCCACATCGGCAAGTACACGCTCATCGCCCGCATCGGCCAGGGCGGAATGGGCACCGTCTACAAGGCCCGCCAGGAGAGCCTGGACAAGGTGGTGGCCGTCAAGGTCATGGCCCCGCGTCTCGCCCGCCAGCGCGACTTCGTCGAGCGCTTCATCCGCGAGGCCCAGGCCTCGGGCCGACTCAACCACCCCAACATCGTGCAAGCCATTGATGCCGGGGAGGCCGACGGCTACTACTACTTCGCCATGGAATACGTGGATGGCGAGAACCTCCGGAACATCCTGGAGCGCGACGGCAAGCTCTCGGAACGCCGGAGCCTCGAGATCTGCGCCGCCATCGCCACGGCCCTCGAGCATGCCCACAAGCACAACATCGTCCATCGCGACATCAAGCCCGACAACATCTTCATCGCCAAGGACGGCACGCCGAAGCTGGGCGACCTGGGCCTCGCCAAGGAGATCCGCACCGACAAGGCCATCACCCAGGCCGGCATTCCGGTGGGCACGCCCTACTACATCTCCCCCGAGCAGGTCCGCGGGCAGGAGGACATTGACGGCCGCGCCGACATCTATGCCCTCGGCGCCACCCTGTACCGGATGGTCGCCGGCGACGTGCCGTACGACGGCCCCACCGGCGCCGTGGTGATGACCAAGCACCTCAACGACCCGATCCCCGACCCTCGCAAGAACTCGCCACAGCTCTCCGAGGACGTGGTCTCGATTATCCACCACTGCATGCAGAAGAAGCGCGACGACCGCTATCGGAACGCGTGGCAACTCCTCGACGACATCGAGGCGGCCCTGGCGGGCAAACCCCTGCGTCACGCCACGAAGCCGCAGCTCAGGGCCGCTGCCCTCGCCGACCGCCTGGCGCAGCGCCAGGCGGCAGACGCCGCCACCAAACGCAAACTCCTCATCGGAGGCGCCGCCGCGGCCGTCCTCGTCCTCCTGGTGGTCCTCTTCGCCGTTCTGGGCAGGAAGGGCGAGCAGCCGCCCGCCCAGGCCAGCGCGCCCACGCCGAAGACGGCAACCCCGCCGCCGCGCGACCCAAAGGAGACGAGGAAGGCCCCGCCGCCAAGGACCTCCACGCCGACAAAGGTTGCGGCCAAGCCGGACGCCAAGGTGGTGCTCCAGGAGTTGACGGCGTTCGCCCGCGACTCGGAGGACCGCAGCGACATCGAGAAGCGCCTCACCGATTTCACGCTCACGCAGTATCCCGGCACGCCCGAGGCTGCCCAGGCAAGAGCCCTCCTGACCGACCTCAAGGCGCGCTGGAAAGCCGAGGACGACTTCAAGGCGAGCCTCCTCGACCACATCGCTCAGCATCGCTTTCCCGAGGCCCGGGCCGCGCTTCAGGACCCTCCTCTGAAGGAGAAGACCCAGAAGACCAAGGCGATGCTCGACGATCTCGCGGCCCAGCTCGCCCGCGCGGAGGCCAGCTATGTGGCCTCCGAGGCCAGCAAGGGCGAGGAACTGATCCGCCAGGGCGACCTCGCCGCCGCCAAGGCGCTTTTCGAAGGCCTGGCGAAGCTGGGCCTGCCCGAGGCGGTGGAGGCCAGCAAGGCTGCTCTCCCCAAGATCGCCGACCTCGTAGCCGCGCGCGAGCAGCGCGCGGCGCAGCGCGAGTTTGCCGCGGCGGTGGTCCAGGCCGCCCCCCTCGTCGGCGCGGGCAAGTTCCAGGAGGCTCGCGCCGTGTTCGACCCCGCCAGGGCAGGAACCAACAAGGCGCTCGCCGACCTCTTGGCGGCTGGGCAGAGCGACGTTGACCGCATCGCGGCGCTCTTCGAGGACGTGACCCGCGACTTGGCCGTCCGCGCAGCCAACAAGGGCCGCGCCCTGGTCAAGGGCATCGGGCGGCCCATCGCGAAAGTGGAGGACGGCATCCTGCACTCGACCCTTGGCGGGAGCTTCCCGATCGCGCAGTTGCGGACGGTGGACCTGGACCGCGATGAGTACAACTGCCTCAAGGGCAAGAAGGTGTTGCTGGGGCTGGTCGAGCTGTACCGCGGCGACTGCGAGGCCGCCAAGGGCCTCTTCGGCGAGCACGCGCCGAAGCCCCCGGACGCCGACACGGCGAGATGGCTCCAGCAACTCGAGTGGGTGGAGGCCATCGCCAAGGAGGGGCAAGCAGCCGAGCTTCTGGCCGAGGCCGGCCGCCTTGCCGAGCAGGGCAAGTGGAAGGAAGCCAGCGACGCCCTGGCCAGACTGGGCGACCAGTTCGGCAACACCGCCTGCGTTGAGAAGAACCGAGCCGCCATCGGCGACCTCAACAAGCGCGTGGCCGATGCCATTGCCGCCACAGTCCGCAAGGACGAGGCCATTCGGCCCTTCATTGACATCACCGAGAAGGCTGGCGATCTCGCCAAAGCGGTGAAGACCTTCAAGCCCGTGGGCGGATGGGTGATGGACATTGACAACGACGGCATGCTCGACATCGCCTTTGACATCCGTCGCAAGCCCGGCGACTCGCCCCTCGTGCCCGTGTTCCGCAACGAGACCAAGCCGGGCGGCGAGATCGTCTTCCGCGACATCACCGAGCAGGCGGGGATTGACACGGGCGACGAGCCGATCTGCTGGGCCGACCTCGATGGGGACGGCGACCTCGACGTCGTGTGCCGGGGCCTCTGGAGCGGCGCGGGGGCGGCTCGTCAGCGCGACCCCAAGAAGCTGGCCCTCTACGAGAACGTGGGGAAGGGCACGCCCATGTTCCGGCTCGACCCTGCGCGCTGCCTCGTGCCCGAGATCGCGAAGGCAGGCGCCTATGCGAACTACGGCTTCGCCAACATCGGCGTGCTGGATGCCAACGGGGACGGCCGCCCCGACATCTTCGGCGAGTATGTCGGCCCCTTCCGCACCCTGATCCTCTTCGGCTCCGTGCGCGGCAAGCCGTTCGTCTTCGACGACGTCACCGAGCAGGTCGGCTTCCTCGTCAAGAAGGGCAGCGGCTTCGAAGCCCCCAGTTTCCTCACGGGCAAGGCCTGGCCGCAGTACGTCGTGTTCGACTGCGACGGCGACGACCTTCAGGACATCCTCTACAACTCCGATGGCCCCATCCTGCTGCGGAACGGCGGCCGTCGCGGCTTCAGCGCCGTGCCCGCGGCCGCCCTCTCGTACGAGACGTACCCCTCGCCAGCGACGGGCAATAGCCCGCTCATCATCCCCGCCGTGGCCGACTACAACAATGACGGGAAGACCGACATTTTCGTCCCCCAAGCGCAGGCAAAGAATCTCCTGATGCAGGGGCAGGGCGACGGGACGTTCAAGGACGCGCTCAGCACCACAGGCCCCATGGCCACCGACAAGAACGACAGCCTCTGGGCCACCTGGGGCGACGTGAACAACGATGGCCTGCCCGACCTCTTCGTGTGCAATGCCAGCGAACGGAATCGCCTGTACATCCAGAAGGGAAACCACGCCTTCGCCGACAAGGCCGACGAGTACGGCACGACGGGCGAACGGGGCGAGAAAACCAATTTCGCTCTCTTCGCCGACTTCGACCGAGATGGCGACCTCGATATGATCGTGCTCCGCGACAACGGCCGCAGCCAGCTCCTCCTGAACCCGTTCGTCACGGGGCAGAATCGCTACTACGTCAGCGTCCTCGTTCGCGCCCCGCTCGGGGCGCTCGGAGCGAAAGTCACCCTCTACCGGCTGCCCGACCAGGTGGTCGGGTTTCAGCAGGTGTGCCGCGTCGAGGGTTACAACCGTCAGACGCCGCGCGAAGCCTTCTTCGGGGTCGCAACTGCCGGCGAGTACGGCGTCAAGGTCGTCCTGAGCAATGGCACGGTCATCCGGCAGCGCCTCACTATCAAGCCCGACTCGCGCAACGAGGTCATCATCGGCAGGGAGGCGCGATAG
- a CDS encoding transglutaminase-like domain-containing protein: protein MATKLRVVGVLLLVVGGGLGAFALTSGRGGARGEPTCRMQVKDRVITGAYKSYGLKDCVVPMWLAKTVFRNGTDGRITKLKFRYKLGEYADWTSWHQYEAVDPTQTVVDLYHPILSSACAKLTSRAPAEIQMECEYLDPAGKKQEIQETKQITLLGRHEFVFSDLTAEERTAAFQDFDTYSPLLAAWVSRQDDPVSRLASMANKKAGGVGASTDDESCIKVMKELYDIMRTIRISYQHPQALADPSMSYDVKLVQSLQYPRDTIQKRSGTCIDLAILYAALLNSVNITPYLVSMDGHCFPIGQTPSGRLIPVEATGVGDGGAKSMNFAQAIESGMKTWNKVNENGRFNLVNLRECWVNGVSNPELEPLPADILEKWGVVALVDGADEGGERRQVGPTPPPPPPPQSIAGQWVYSITAPNGMVAQGQFQIAMQGNQVALIATSAYQMQGPDGMMHQFTERNDFTGTLTGQMLVVTCNNAVYTMDGMQVPPQGLPLRMTMAVAADGRSMRGQVVNSMGMMAGITAQR from the coding sequence ATGGCCACGAAGCTGAGGGTGGTGGGGGTGCTGCTGCTGGTGGTGGGGGGCGGGCTTGGGGCCTTCGCCCTGACCTCTGGCCGGGGCGGGGCCCGAGGAGAGCCGACCTGCCGCATGCAGGTCAAGGACAGAGTCATCACCGGCGCCTACAAGTCCTATGGCCTGAAGGACTGCGTGGTGCCCATGTGGCTGGCGAAGACCGTCTTCCGCAACGGCACCGACGGTCGCATCACGAAGCTGAAGTTCCGCTACAAACTTGGCGAGTACGCGGATTGGACCTCCTGGCACCAGTACGAGGCCGTGGACCCGACGCAGACGGTGGTGGACCTCTACCACCCGATCCTGAGCAGCGCGTGCGCGAAGCTCACCAGCCGGGCGCCGGCCGAAATCCAGATGGAGTGCGAGTACCTCGACCCCGCAGGAAAGAAGCAAGAGATCCAGGAAACCAAGCAGATCACCCTGCTGGGGCGACACGAGTTCGTGTTCTCCGATCTCACGGCGGAGGAGCGCACGGCGGCGTTCCAGGACTTCGACACCTACTCGCCGCTCCTGGCCGCCTGGGTGTCGCGACAGGACGACCCCGTGTCGCGCCTTGCCTCGATGGCGAACAAGAAGGCCGGCGGCGTGGGCGCCTCGACGGATGACGAGAGCTGCATCAAGGTGATGAAAGAGCTCTATGACATCATGCGCACCATCCGCATCAGCTACCAGCACCCGCAGGCGCTGGCCGACCCGAGCATGTCCTACGACGTCAAGCTCGTGCAGAGCCTCCAGTATCCGCGGGACACGATCCAGAAGCGCAGCGGCACTTGTATTGACCTGGCCATTCTCTACGCCGCGCTGCTCAACTCGGTGAACATCACGCCCTACCTGGTGAGCATGGACGGGCATTGCTTCCCCATCGGCCAGACGCCGAGCGGCCGGCTCATCCCCGTGGAGGCTACGGGCGTCGGCGATGGCGGCGCCAAGTCCATGAACTTCGCTCAGGCCATCGAGAGCGGAATGAAGACCTGGAACAAGGTGAACGAGAACGGGCGCTTCAACCTCGTGAACCTGCGCGAATGCTGGGTGAACGGCGTGTCGAACCCCGAACTCGAGCCCCTGCCCGCCGACATCCTGGAGAAGTGGGGCGTGGTGGCCCTGGTGGACGGCGCAGACGAGGGGGGTGAGCGACGCCAGGTCGGCCCGACGCCGCCGCCTCCGCCGCCGCCCCAGAGCATTGCCGGCCAGTGGGTCTACAGCATCACCGCCCCCAATGGCATGGTCGCGCAGGGCCAGTTCCAGATCGCCATGCAGGGCAATCAGGTGGCGCTCATCGCAACCTCGGCCTACCAGATGCAGGGCCCCGACGGCATGATGCACCAGTTCACCGAACGCAACGACTTCACGGGCACCCTCACGGGACAGATGCTCGTGGTCACGTGCAATAACGCGGTGTACACGATGGATGGCATGCAGGTGCCGCCCCAGGGCCTTCCGCTGCGAATGACGATGGCCGTGGCGGCCGACGGCCGCTCGATGCGCGGGCAGGTTGTGAACTCCATGGGCATGATGGCGGGCATCACGGCCCAGCGCTGA
- a CDS encoding NAD(P)-dependent oxidoreductase, whose protein sequence is MKVLVTGASGRLGRFVISELEAAGHELVLMSRTRPDAADRWPWVQGDLAVFGDCMRATEGGIEAIQHLGAQPWPTDHPTAGRKQAEEKGIPFDQTIRANILGTYYLLQAAVARRIGVFVMTGSNCALGHGYRISAREFPFQYLPVDEAHPSDVEDSYSYSKLAGEELLRSYTRAYGMRTYALRACGICPPERRADMARWAGPAKSWNPWLWAWVGSEDVASAHRLLMEAAAEIEPHGFYFCNSDDTSAVEPSRDLIERFKPQLMPLVRDLPAHSSLLSNERLKRAVGWRARTSWRDIPKPS, encoded by the coding sequence ATGAAGGTGCTGGTGACCGGCGCCAGCGGCAGGCTGGGGCGGTTCGTGATCTCCGAGCTCGAGGCCGCGGGCCACGAGCTCGTGCTCATGTCGCGCACGCGGCCCGACGCCGCCGACCGGTGGCCCTGGGTGCAGGGTGACCTGGCGGTTTTCGGCGACTGCATGAGAGCAACAGAGGGTGGCATCGAGGCCATCCAACACCTGGGCGCCCAGCCTTGGCCTACAGACCACCCCACCGCTGGGCGTAAGCAGGCCGAGGAGAAAGGCATCCCCTTTGACCAGACCATTCGTGCCAATATCCTTGGCACCTATTACCTGCTCCAGGCGGCGGTCGCGCGCCGGATCGGCGTGTTCGTGATGACCGGCAGCAACTGCGCCCTCGGCCACGGCTACCGCATTTCGGCCCGGGAGTTCCCCTTCCAATACCTGCCGGTGGACGAGGCCCACCCTTCGGACGTTGAGGATAGCTACTCCTACAGCAAGCTCGCCGGCGAGGAACTCCTCCGCTCGTACACCCGCGCCTATGGCATGCGGACTTACGCCTTGCGCGCCTGCGGCATCTGCCCGCCGGAACGCCGCGCCGACATGGCCCGATGGGCGGGACCCGCGAAGAGCTGGAACCCGTGGCTGTGGGCCTGGGTCGGCAGCGAGGACGTGGCGTCGGCCCACCGCCTGCTGATGGAGGCCGCGGCCGAGATCGAACCCCACGGCTTCTACTTCTGTAACAGCGACGACACGAGCGCGGTGGAACCCTCCCGCGACCTTATTGAGCGCTTCAAGCCGCAGCTCATGCCGCTGGTGCGGGACCTCCCCGCCCATTCGAGCCTGTTGTCGAACGAGCGCCTCAAGCGCGCGGTGGGCTGGAGGGCCCGCACCTCGTGGCGCGACATCCCGAAGCCATCCTGA
- a CDS encoding Gfo/Idh/MocA family oxidoreductase, producing the protein MGVVGAGAIGIRGALMHLSLPDVRDRVRLAAVCDPVPGRAKAAAERYGVAAAYETLEALLADPHVDAVTLCSPIGLHYEQGVAAIEAGKHVHFNKTMATTVAECDDLIARAQRRSVKLVASPGMMLMPYNRRIRRRILDGAIGQVIWAICGAAPGNYHLNEEFRQWDDVLTQVDPTWYFRKPGGGPQYDVTVYCLHNLTGILGPARRVAAFSGLALPHREFRGQPLRCDMDDSTFLLLDFGHALFAVAYGTVHGSVTKGFHPNIYGTAGSVVGAELNGESQQLPGDHQPHVTGEHAKMRESHVFEDLMQLVDWVRDGTPTIASAEHARHVIDIIEAGYRAAATGRAQELRTSFEPLTRDACSLEPPSGGH; encoded by the coding sequence ATGGGAGTGGTGGGCGCCGGCGCCATCGGTATTCGGGGCGCCTTGATGCATCTCTCGCTGCCGGACGTCCGTGACCGCGTCCGGCTTGCCGCCGTGTGCGACCCGGTGCCGGGGCGCGCCAAGGCGGCCGCAGAACGCTACGGCGTCGCGGCTGCCTACGAGACGCTGGAGGCACTGCTCGCCGACCCGCACGTGGATGCCGTGACGCTGTGCTCGCCGATTGGCCTCCACTACGAGCAGGGGGTGGCGGCCATCGAAGCCGGCAAGCACGTGCACTTCAACAAGACGATGGCGACCACGGTCGCGGAGTGCGACGATCTGATCGCACGCGCGCAGCGGCGCAGCGTGAAGCTCGTCGCATCGCCTGGCATGATGCTGATGCCCTACAACCGGCGGATCCGCCGCCGGATACTCGACGGCGCTATCGGCCAGGTCATCTGGGCCATCTGCGGCGCTGCGCCCGGGAACTACCACCTCAACGAGGAGTTCCGCCAGTGGGACGACGTGCTCACCCAGGTGGACCCCACGTGGTACTTCCGGAAGCCCGGCGGCGGGCCGCAATACGACGTCACCGTCTACTGCCTCCACAATCTGACCGGCATCCTTGGGCCGGCGAGACGGGTCGCCGCCTTCTCGGGGCTCGCGCTTCCGCACCGCGAGTTCCGCGGCCAACCCTTGCGGTGCGACATGGACGACTCGACATTCCTGCTCCTGGATTTCGGCCACGCGCTGTTTGCGGTGGCCTACGGCACCGTGCACGGGTCGGTCACCAAGGGCTTCCACCCGAACATCTACGGCACGGCGGGCTCCGTCGTGGGCGCCGAGCTCAATGGCGAGTCGCAACAGCTTCCGGGCGACCACCAGCCCCACGTGACCGGCGAGCATGCGAAGATGCGCGAGTCGCATGTCTTCGAGGACCTCATGCAGCTCGTGGACTGGGTTCGAGACGGCACGCCGACGATTGCGAGCGCCGAGCACGCGCGCCACGTGATAGACATCATCGAGGCAGGCTACCGCGCGGCGGCGACGGGCCGCGCACAGGAACTGCGCACGTCCTTCGAACCGCTCACGCGGGACGCGTGCTCGCTCGAGCCCCCGTCGGGCGGACATTGA
- the pap gene encoding polyphosphate:AMP phosphotransferase yields the protein MLEKVDLSRKVSKAAYKKAKDGLDLRLAALQRKARDLRIPVIIVFEGWGAAGKGTLINELILPLDPRGFNVYSTLSPTEDEALRPFLWRFWNRLPARGRFAIFDRSWYRRVRADRLAGLVKGAALAQSFEDIVSFERLLADDGHVILKFFLHISKDEQKRRFRKLEADPNTAWRVTKADWRDHKRYDQLLVAAEDMLAETDTDFAPWTIVEAHQQRFATLKIFTTVVQALERHVALCERTADQRKAPASPEQATPDALKASVLDGVDTTLTLGRETYRKQLKRNQKRIRELEHEIYMRRIPVVLVFEGWDAAGKGGCIRRLTENLDPRGYTVVPISAPNDVEKAHHYLWRFWTQMPKAGHLAIFDRSWYGRVMVERVEGFCSQAEWKRAYREINDMEHHLANFGTVLVKFWLQITADEQLRRFKERQRIAYKRWKITDEDWRNREKWDQYKAAAEEMLFRTSTPYAPWTVVEANCKWYGRIKVLDTAIAAIEQHLGDGRAGS from the coding sequence GTGCTTGAGAAGGTGGACCTCTCGCGCAAAGTGTCGAAGGCCGCCTACAAGAAGGCCAAGGACGGCCTCGACCTGCGCCTGGCCGCTCTTCAGCGGAAAGCCAGGGACCTGCGTATCCCCGTCATCATCGTCTTCGAGGGCTGGGGCGCAGCGGGCAAAGGCACGCTCATCAATGAACTGATCCTGCCCCTCGACCCGCGTGGGTTCAACGTCTACAGCACACTCTCGCCGACGGAGGATGAGGCCCTGAGGCCCTTCCTGTGGCGGTTCTGGAATCGCCTGCCGGCGCGGGGCCGCTTCGCCATCTTCGACCGAAGCTGGTATCGCCGTGTGCGCGCCGACCGCCTGGCGGGCCTTGTCAAGGGAGCGGCCCTGGCGCAGTCGTTCGAGGACATCGTTTCGTTCGAGCGTCTCCTGGCCGACGACGGGCATGTGATCCTCAAGTTCTTCCTGCACATCTCCAAGGACGAGCAGAAGCGCCGCTTCAGGAAGCTCGAGGCGGACCCTAACACCGCCTGGCGCGTCACGAAGGCCGACTGGCGCGACCACAAGCGATATGACCAGCTCCTCGTCGCCGCGGAGGACATGCTGGCGGAGACCGACACCGACTTTGCCCCGTGGACCATCGTGGAGGCTCACCAGCAGCGGTTCGCCACGCTCAAGATCTTCACCACGGTTGTGCAAGCTCTCGAACGGCACGTGGCCCTCTGCGAGCGCACGGCAGATCAGCGCAAAGCGCCGGCCTCCCCTGAGCAGGCCACGCCAGACGCCCTGAAAGCATCGGTGCTGGACGGGGTGGACACCACCCTGACGCTCGGGCGGGAGACCTACCGCAAGCAGCTCAAGAGAAACCAGAAGCGCATCCGCGAACTCGAGCACGAAATCTACATGCGCCGCATCCCCGTTGTGCTCGTGTTCGAGGGCTGGGACGCCGCGGGCAAGGGCGGCTGCATTCGCCGCCTCACAGAGAATCTCGACCCTCGCGGCTACACAGTGGTGCCCATCTCGGCCCCCAACGACGTCGAGAAGGCCCACCACTACCTGTGGCGCTTCTGGACCCAGATGCCCAAGGCGGGGCACCTGGCCATCTTCGACCGCTCGTGGTACGGGCGCGTGATGGTCGAGCGGGTCGAGGGCTTCTGCTCGCAGGCCGAGTGGAAGCGCGCCTACCGCGAGATCAACGACATGGAGCACCACCTGGCCAACTTCGGCACGGTGCTCGTCAAGTTCTGGCTCCAGATCACCGCCGACGAGCAACTGCGCCGCTTCAAGGAGCGCCAGCGCATCGCCTACAAGCGCTGGAAGATCACCGACGAGGACTGGCGCAACCGCGAGAAGTGGGACCAGTACAAGGCCGCCGCCGAAGAGATGCTCTTCCGCACCAGCACCCCCTATGCCCCGTGGACGGTTGTGGAAGCCAACTGCAAGTGGTACGGCCGAATCAAGGTGCTCGACACCGCCATCGCGGCCATCGAGCAGCATCTGGGAGATGGACGGGCAGGCTCCTAA